The following DNA comes from Musa acuminata AAA Group cultivar baxijiao chromosome BXJ1-4, Cavendish_Baxijiao_AAA, whole genome shotgun sequence.
CGGAATCGAGCGCGAAATCCAGGGACGGTGACGATAACCATAGGTCTGCGGCGGCGGTCTTTTCCTCCGCCTCTTCCTCGTCCTcgcccttcttctcctcctcttcttcttcttcctcctcctcctcctcctcctctgcgtcTTCCGCTTCAATATCTCGTTTGTCATCGGCGGTCACATCCGGTTTCCCGGATCCTCCGGAGCAGAAGGAACATCAGAAGCGGTCGCCGCCGACGCTGTGCAGTTCGGCCACCAGGGCGTTTCTCCTCGTCACCGGCTTGGCGATGACGGTTTTCTGCGGCAGGCTGTCCGCGATCATGTGGACGTCGTCGTGGCTCTACTTGATTGCTCGCCGGTTCAGCAAGCGCGAGACGGCGGCGATGAAGGAGATTATAGAAGCAGCGCCCGCGGAGGTTGTACTGAAGGTGGCGGCGGCGAAGCTTCGACGGGAGCGAGCGGAGGAGAGAGAGCAGAAGAAGAAAGTCCTCTTCCTGTGCCTTTGGCGAAGAAATAGAAAGGCTTGATGTTAACCTGTTCCTTAATTTTTAGCTcttttattatataataaat
Coding sequences within:
- the LOC135666125 gene encoding cell wall integrity and stress response component 1-like is translated as MPDLELETAMRPRSWKRGHGFLCFGAAAAEEDEVEESSRGSVGSSGRGEEALQDGPRPRRWRLQSRVLAKFFRSVSFLTCPNRNGKERKDSSRLSDSSKTASESSAKSRDGDDNHRSAAAVFSSASSSSSPFFSSSSSSSSSSSSSSASSASISRLSSAVTSGFPDPPEQKEHQKRSPPTLCSSATRAFLLVTGLAMTVFCGRLSAIMWTSSWLYLIARRFSKRETAAMKEIIEAAPAEVVLKVAAAKLRRERAEEREQKKKVLFLCLWRRNRKA